The Dermacentor silvarum isolate Dsil-2018 chromosome 3, BIME_Dsil_1.4, whole genome shotgun sequence region aaagaaattattgatcagatcggtacagcacaataaaatgtttcaatataggctcctcctgcgtcgttacattgcttctagcgagatttccaaccatcgaaggcgtcacggtaggcctccttaggaatgtcttttagagccttggtgcaagcctcttcgactttgccaactgtcgcgaaatgatgtcctttcatgggaattttcaagcgcagaaagacgaagaagcctaggagagccacgtcaggactgtagggcggctggggaaccgttgacatctttcaatcggccaggaagcgggtcacaaggaaggcggtgcaggctgcatggtgcgttgtcatggtgaagtttccaatcgcccccgatatcaggccgggtgcgatgaatccttcgtttgagtcgcttgagcactttcacgtagaatttggcgttcacggttgtgccatggggtacaaactcatggtggacaaggccactgatgtcaaagaacacaatcagcatggtcttgattcgaactttgacttgctaattctggtcttcttggggcgaggggacgccgagctgtgccacttggcactttgcctttttgtttcggggtcgtattcaaacacccaagtcttgtcacctatgatgacattgtccaaaacgtgggggacactttcgcacaagtcccaaacctcctgtcatgtttcaactcggcttgattgttggtcgtccattaattaatattttgcgcaagatcttcgcgcatacttttcgcatttgaaaattattcgtcaaaatctcgtgaacggtactttttggaatgtggAATgaactaaacggacactcaaacgagggtctgagacTGTACAAAAGatatctcgcgcgcgtcacattttcgtcgctgatggtcgttgatggcggtacagcgcgggcttcatcactgacctcttcacaaccttctaaaaagacgtTGTGCCCCCGGTatacttgacgttctgacaaagaattatcaccaaaagctgtctttatcattggaaaagtttccactgcagacttgccgagtttcacacaaaactcgatggcaatcctttgttccaacgagcgctgcattacggcttgcacggtaaatacgagttgacgaaaaaccttgtccttactctccagattgtcgcagacgactgagcgaccacgcGTGCGCATGCTAACTTTcccttccaccaatcccaactggtcttagcgcgctgcgacgtttagtcgcttcacaatataatcactgacattacttttcggacaaaccctgtatatgaacacttccgcAAGtggtctctttcattaagcaggttggtcgcggaaccgatgacaccccaaggggcaactaagttgatcaggcgcgaaggctctcgcgcggacatcggcgtgtttggcaaaagggacgtcccttcgttcattcgacgccacctacgggacgagtaaggcaccgccggcgccaggaggtccaaggtgttcatgagaaaaaataactacggcaacttcgtgacaccacaccccgacggaatacaactaagcttgtgagcgagctagctgtacttctacatggctgatatcagtGGTACTCGCGAAatatacttttgaagaatgctggtggctatattttcttgcgacagggccatccccctgtcagcgagggggcgatgcagaaatctgagggggggtcaggacatccggacatcccccctggatccgcgcctgagtaCACCTGAGCACTTTTTATGAGTTGTAAATGCGAAAACATTAACGTCCAATTGAGCGCCGCTGAGAGGTTCTTCGAGTTATAAACTCGCGGGTAAGCGAGCTTGTTGAGACGCTTTGCCAACGCCTAATAGCACAAcgcctgtgcacttcgatccgtggcgtcatgctaccttgcccgattgccatagaatctaatgaggACGCTCCAAAGTAAGcgacagtgattttgacgtcaccgctttcgtcacgccgggcttagCAATGGGAATTTCGGTCTAAGTAGCAATATGTCATAGAGCAGAGTCTACAGGCCTGGTATCTAGGGGGCTTCGTGAAGAAGGATTATATGTACCCTAGAATGCAAATTGTACACTTTGCAACCAACCCGAGGCAATAGAACATAGCTTTATATCTTTGTCATGAAGCATTTCATTTTTGGGTCACCTTACAAAGAACTataaaaaagaaatgtcgcagtttcatccgaaaggcgaagaatcaattgcgattgcaaattagtagagagctatacggagtaaagatagtagttctatcagctgtataaacttggacatgcggcagcaccagcaacgcgcaaaactgttgtcgacgccgtcggcgttttgcccgcgttcgcaccgaacgcgcgcggcgttggtgactgtggccGGTTATggccggtgcctctggaggcggctcggaggttttcgacgagatcagaatggggcaCTCGTCAAACAGCGTCGGAAAGcttggcgttggtgactgttgccggtgcctctgagtgtggctcggaggttttcgacgagatcagaatgcatggaacactcgtcgagtagcgtcggaaatcttacccagcttctcgcctcgcaaccttttaatataaatacgcatttggtgccgcagctaaacgtcgcctcccctccctccctctctccctccctcccgtccccccatggcctttcgcgcgacggaagaagtcgcgtttgctctctatatatggtgattgtaaaggaggaaagagacttaattctgcagcccttcagggaacacggcgcagaacgcgcgtttgatctccgacgtgcgttcgctccccgtgaaagcacgcgttactcgcgccctttcactcgcacatacagcgtccggagcgcggtgacgatttcatcgccgttgaacctcacggcgacggcgacggtagaaatccacttcggagtgtccatgtaattgctatcgcaataaaaggcgaaagcttgcaatagaccgcgcaaagctcaacacacagtgaagctggccgattgattgcgtctcttggttgtagctaggttgaacttggctatgtcgaggtttaaacttggttgtagctaggcctatactcgtgtacgtcatctgtccTAGTACTGGAAAGGCCGCGGTAGTACTGGGGCGCTATAGCATAAAGCTATTCcgaactgtttttattccaatctcctgacttCAAATTTACTAACCACcggcgcaagcatcgggcggtgacccgcagcgttgtctgaacaaccctgTCAAACACTCTCTtcgtcacctttgttcgctttcaaaatgcACTGAGAAgcgtttgttatctaattggctgacaagaggtgaggagcacgctctagtggagagggtatCGATGGGGACGAGGCAGCatagtgaaaatagataaccgcatgaagagggtggtgccggcttctccgattggtccgcttcgtctTACTTAACTTGCGGTGGCTAGTCGAAAAtagtggcggcgtgcaacggaaggataagtcTTTATTTGAAAAAACAAAcatatataagtgattgcaaaaaccgtagcaaagaaaacatcacatggtcgaAAGGATAACAAttaccagagaaaaaaaaaaaaaaacaaatcagaAAATGGTGAAGCTGctaaaatttaaacaagaaaaaaagttgtcgcagtttcacctgaaaggcgaagcatcaattgcggtagcaaacttgtagagagctatacggagtaatgatattagctttatcagctgtataaacttggacatgcagcagcaccggcaacacgcagaactgttgtcgacgccgtcggcgttttgcccgcgttcgctcaaaatgcgtgcggcgttggtgactgttgccggagcctctgatataaataggcactgcgtgccgcagctaaacgtcgcctcccttccctccccctcccccacggcctctcgctcgtcggaagaaggcgcgtttgctctacatacatggtgattgtgaaggagaacagagacgcctacttctgcagcccttaagcgagcacggcgcagaacgcgcgtttgttctccgccgtgcgttcactccccgtgaaagacgcgcccctcgcgccctttcactcgcacatacagcgttcggcgcgcggcgacgatttcttctccaaatgacgtcatacggaacctcacggcgacggcgacggcagaaatctgcttttgagtgtccatataattgcgcaataaaaacactacttcgcactgacgcacgtgctgagcaaagattgaaattcaccttctgacaatgataatgatgcctggctCACACAAGTTTCTCCTAGTTTCTCCTAGTTTCGTCTCTCGCTGCCGAAGAAGGACGAGCCAACAAGGGACCAAGGAAAGATGTTGATACTCGGCAATCAACAACTCCCAGGAAGTATCAAGAATATTCTGTGCAAAGGACCTAAGTTTGCCTGTGAACCTAAGTTATCACCTCCGGAAAAGATTAGCTTGTGCAGATCCATTTCACGATGGACCAGGGAAGACTTTCGACCACGATGTGTGACTGAGTGTGTTGCAGTGATTTCCAAGACAGTACCCCGAAAATGCAAGTCAGACAACCTAGCAAGTGTGTCGCGTTATTTCGTGGAACATCATCTAAGGTTGGATACCGCGGATAAAGAAGGCTTCTTTGTTGTTATACCTGAAGATTTGTACACTCAAAAAGCGCAAAATGCTATCGAtaagaattttttttcaaaaagttgtcgcagtttcaccttaaaggcgaagcatcaattgcgatagcaaatttgtagagagctatacggagtaatgatagtagctttatcagctgtataaacttggacatgcagcagcaccggcaacacgcagaactgttgtcgacgccgtcggcgttttgcccgcgttcgctcaaaatgcgtgcggcgttggtgactgttgccggagcctctgatataaataggcacttggtgccgcagctaaacgtcgcctcccttccctccccccctcccccacggcctctcgcgcatcggaagaaggcgcgtttgctctacatatatggtgattgtaaaggagaaaagagacgcctacatctgcagcccttaagagagcacggcgcagaacgcgcgtttgttctccgccgtgcgttcactccccgtgaatgcgcgcgtccctcgcgccctgtCACTCGCTATAGGTggtattcacgtgacgtcacggcagaGCAGTCTGGCGGGCGCTGTAGCGGAAAAGGCACAAGCTGCGTTGGCCACTATGAAACCGCCATATTTTTGGGGAGCCGGTGTCAACAAAGCTTATCTCCGCTGTTGAAGCGCTGCcgatgtgtgtgtttttttactTTAGGAGGGGTCACTAAAGTGCCTATCTTTTGCAACTTTGCAATCATGAATGCCAGCCCCTTGTTAGTGCACTTAAGCACGTACGCGCAGAATTTAGAGGCCGGTGCGAAGGtgcgctacgtcgagaaagtGGAGCTTTGAGGTGGCGTCGATCCACTTATGCTTACTGGCAAAGAGGCGTCATTTGATCTCGCGCTCGTATCCAAGGTAGAACTTTCTGATATTAAGGACTACCTTGTGCACGCTACAAGCTTCATAACTCACGAACAGCTGAAAGCAAGAAAATATCTGGAATCACACAACTATTTGACCAGCGGCTTTGTTCAAGAACCCCAGCTGAGAAGACACGGCGAGCACATCATTGTGCGCACGAAGGTAAGACAATCTAAAACGCTACATCAGCTAGTCGCTCTTTGTATTACCGGGTCGAATTGTAACGCTAACGGGTAATACTTGCCAATGTGTGTGACAGGAGTGCGATTCGTGTTCGGAATGTTTCGCTGCGCAGCGAAACATCGTAGCACTTTCTTAAGTTACCGCCAGCGAGTGGTACTTCTTTATCGTTTATGTACCGTTGCTCCTCGATAGTACATGATTGCAGGAGTAGGCTTTCGCACTGCGTAGCGTCCAGCAACGCAGTGCCTTTCGGAGTTAAGGGAGCGAAAACGATACCAAAGAAAATCGTTTGTACGCAACATGTCAGCTACCACCATGCTGCACCTTTAGAAACACTTGCTGTTTAGCGGCTACTTCCAGCTGTTCACCTTGCTCcagccctctcccccccccccccccccttttttttttttgcatatcccCGTCACCTGCCGAAGCGTTTACTAAGTTCTACAAATTATCGCTACCGGCGAGGCCGCGAGCTTTGCATACGTATGCGCAGTTGCGATTTGATTGTGCAAGCATAAAACCACTCGCTGGTGTTTTGCTTATTTACACTCATGGATACACCTACATTAGTTTCACTCACTGATGATGTAGTAACTCGCCTTGCTTTTTGTGCCTGTGTTCTCAGCATGCATAGAATCAGCAGTTAAATAGATCACTTCCTCCATTTGCAGGTAAACCACTCCCAGGCAATTTCCACTCAGCCACTGGAGCCATGGCTTCTTGTCAAGCAGGATGGAATGGTCGAAGCTGCACACTGCACGTGTATGGCCGGTCTCGGCGAAGCCTGCTCGCACATTGGTGCACTGCTCTTCTATTTAGAAGCAGCTTCAAATTTTCGTGATGGTCAGGCTTGTACTGATAAGGAAAATGCATGGCTGCCTCCGTACTCAAGTACTGTGCCTTGTGCGCCACTTGCACACATTGACTTTGCGTCAGCTACCACCAAGAAAAGGCGGCTGGATGGACATCGATCATCATCCTCAAAGAAACCAGCCACCACTATTGAGAGCTCTTCACAGAACGAATGGAAGGCCTTTCTCGACAGAATTAAGAAGGCTGGCAAATATTCTGCAGTGTGTGCACTGAAAAAGGACTATTGCGAGGAGTTCATCCCTGTGCAAGTGAAGCACTCCACTGCTCTTCTGGGACACTTGGCAAGAGACAAGCCGTTGTCAAGGGATGCGATGCTGGAGGAGTGCGCAATGTTTGCCCAGGTGTATGTTGTAGAGCCAAAGGTATTTATATGTCCATTGAATGATAGCTTTATTGATATAAAGTAACTACATGTTGCATGACAGACAAGGCACTGTTAAATGCTTGAAACTACCAGTGTTTACATTGCCCAACCTGAATGGTTGCTGCTAGCTAAGTGCAGTTTTGTAATCATTTGTACATTGAATTAGTGTGAAAAGTCATTCTATTGATAATACAGGTCTGTAAAGATGTGGAAGCGGCAACGAGAGGTCAGTCGGCCTCAGCAACGTGGTTCACCTTCAGAGCAGGCCGGGTCGCGGCATCGACAGCCCACGCAGCTTGCCGAACGACCTTGACTCAGCCATCTGTGAGCCTGGTGAAGAAGATCTGCTATCCTGAGGAGAGCAAGTTTTCTTCTGCTGCAACTAATTGGAGTCTGCGCAAGGAGGACACTGCCAGGAACCAATATGTTGCTGAAGCATCCAGCCAGCACAAAGAGTTTGTTTCCAACAAGTCTGGATTGCATATTAGTTCACATGAGCCCCACATGGCAGCAAGCCCAGATAGCCTGATTTATTGTGCCTGCTGCCAAGATGGTGTTTTAGAAATTAAGTGCCCATATGCTTGTGTAAATGACGTTGTGACCCAGAAAAGTGGCTGCTTAGAAGTTGCTGCTAGTGATAATACACTGAATCAGAAACGACAACATGCTTACTACACGCAAAAAATACAAATGCAGCGTTTTGTTTGCCAGCGCAGCTATTGCGACTTTTTTGTGTGGACACCAGCAGATAGTCATCTTGAAAGAATCTTCCTGGATGCCGGCTTGCAAGTGGTGTGCctgcataaaaacaaaaatgttaagatgctgaatgtcattaaagaaaATATTCACCTTGTATGAATAAGCCATTTTACTTGTGACAGTACTGTTCACAGCGCTCTGCTGCGCATTCAGCATTGTAGTCAAGGGTCGCAGCCCTCTTGCAACGTCGCTGGTGCCTGAAATAAAATGTACCTATCTGTAAAAATGTCTACTTTGTACTCATTAGCACTACTTGCATTGATGATTCCACCTCTGCAACTGCTTGCTATTTGTCGCAGTGCTGGCACCAGTTCTCACAATTTTGTATTCTTTTGGAAATTGAAACCAGCCTGCTCTCTGCAGACACAACTATTCTCAAAACAATGCAAACAACTTGGAAGTATCTGATTGGAATGCATTACTTGATGACTATGTAACTTATACTACACAACTGCAGTCGGGAGTGCAATATAAAAGATAGCTGCTGCATCAACACCGTGTCCACCAGCACCTCTTAGGTCTCTGCTATTTTCAAAGTCTGGGTTTGTTTTGCGCTACCAGAAagagcacatacatacatacctttcTTCAGACCGAGTTGTTGACTTTGTGTCATACCCTAGGTGCAAGCTTGGCGCCCAGTCCGGATTCGTCAGATCCATTAAGTAGGATGGCCTGCCTGCAAGTATGAACAAGACTGCGTTTGCACAACAAAACAAATTCCTAGAAAACTGACGCATTTTTAACAAGAAGACCCACTGGTTGCAGTGGCAAGAAGTCTAACCATTACTTGAAGGCACAACTGCACGACAACCAGCTTTGACACAAATCACGCACTGTGCTAAAGGCTCTCGGGCAAAATAACCTCAAACAGCAGAATCAGCACTACGACAGGCTTCGCTCGTCTCCGGAACAATTACGCCAGGATCATAAACACGAACAGGCATGATGTCCTAGCATTaattaatttctggggttttacatgccaagacCACTTTGAGGCACGTcgcactgggggactccggattgattctcaccacctggggttctttaacgtgcaccatacacgggcgtttttgcggttCACCCCAtcctatcaaaatgcggccgccgtggccgagatttcaTACCGCGAACTCGCGCTTAGCTGCGCAACGctctagccgctaagccaccacggcgggtgtcttgGCATTTagtgcaactcagtttgagtgaaaagaaataaaaagtgaACAGGAGAATGCGGCACAGTAGCCCAACCTTTGAAATTCGCGCGGCGTAATTTGTAGCAGAACGACAAATATGCACTCACCAGAAACGAAGTGCTCGCTGCAGACTTTGTAGTGGGTAGCGTCTGTGTTAATGTCACCCCGGTAGAGGCAACGAAACCATTCCGCTCGACGCTTCGTTGAGATCTCTAAGGTCTGGCTGCACTGCCAACGAACAACATTCGGCACAGAAAAAAGCTAAGCTTCTTCGTGTTCTCACCAGAGTCAGCTTTCCACCGCGACTCGTTATTGCATCCGAACACAGCGCAATTAACCATGATTAAAATGATTGCCGAGGCCCTTGAGATTGCAATGCCTGCTGCTGCACTTCAAAGCACCACGAAACGAAAGCATTCCCCCAACGATATGGCGGCCGGAAGCGGAACGCTCACCGCGCCGGCCTGAGCCCTTCCGGTCATGCTGCACGGGATCACAGTGTTGCTTACGCGTGAATACCAcctatacagcgttcggcgcgcggcgacgatttcatctccactgacgtcatacggaacctcacggcgacggcgacggcgacgccgacggcagaaatctgcttttgagtgtccatataattgctatcgcaataaaacgaccaACGTAAATAAAGTTAAGAAAACCGCGGTTAGATTGCTTGAGCAATTTGGCCTTGAGCGCCTCGCGTCGGTGGTAAAGAAATCTAAAGGACTATACCTTGACATATTTTTTTCAGCTCTAAGACACATAGTCCTGATGTACCTTTTAGAGCCATTATTTCTGAAAAAGGAACGTGGCAGTACCTTGTGTCAACCTTTTTACATATTGTGCTGACTTAAGTTAGCCTTCAAGACCCTTTCCTGATACGAGATTCTGAAGATGTTGTGTTCCTTACCGATAATAATCCAGGAAAGTGCTCGGCAATCAGTGTTGATGTAGGAGATCTTTTTTATTCGCTTCCGCAAAAAGAACTTATGTGTAGTGTTGAAGAAGCGGTGACGCTCTTCAATGATGAGTTCCGGTTTACACAGCGATCTGGCATGCCGTTAGAATCTTTTTTGgagcttttgttgttttacctagCCAATACCATGATAAAGCGGGATAGTTCTATGTATGTACAAAAATCCGGAGTTTGCATTGGCTCAAAAGTTGCACCAGTTTTGAGTGATCCGTACCTAAGTCACGTCAATAGAAAGCTACAGAACAATCTAAAGGACTTGACAGTACGTACATTTCGATACGTAGATGATTACCTCGTGTTTTGTTCAAGTGATAACTACACCAAAAAAACTACCGATATTTTAAAAGTGTTTAAAGGATGTGGTGGGGGCCTGGGTTTCACGCTCGAGCTTATCCAGAATAATAcattgcagtttttagatctgtGCCTTACGTTCCAACAGGAACATGTCTGTTGGTGCTATTCgccaagggcaaaaaaaaaaaaatacttgattGTTCTTCTTGCCATTCCAAACTTGTAAAATTGGGAATAGTTTATTCAGCACTTAGGTCCGCCATCGCTAAGTCATGTACACACTGTATGCAACAAAGTTTTTCGCAAAAGCTAGATAGGCTAAAGAAGGCTGGATATCCAGCACATTTGTTATCTCTAACCTGTGAAAAGCTTTCAAAATGGGTCAgagtgctgcaaaaaaaaaaaaaaaaacagcaagaaaaacagaaaaaataaCGGTTTGCGGTGGTGCCCTATGTGCAAAAGTTGTCACATGGTTTACTTAATGTAGCCAGTAGATACGACGTCAATACGGGTTTTTCGGCTCCCTGTAAGTTGTCAAGGATGTGTCCTGtcataaaaagaaaacttgagcggggggggggggggtgtaaaaagaaaaaaatgattgtGGCTTTAGGCACATGTCACCTTTAGTATATTGTGACACAGGCATagtctatcacattccactcaagtgcggtaaaacttatattggacagagcggcaggtgcctcaatattagactaaatgaacgtcagcattctcttaacaatcccaatgcttctcatctagcctcgcattgttttacgtgcggttgtaggccattgtttgaggacacaaaagtcctttctagacacaAATCCCAAACTACACGCGAAATAATTTAGGCATTTCAAATAAAAAGACTAGGAGAAAATTGCgttagccaggcatcattatcattgtctGACCAGCTTTCGAACCCCACccttgtatgcatatatatatatatatatatatatatatatatatatatatatatatataacctttaataacagttacactgggaACATTGTAtcacctcgaaagattgttcactgcagtgacgagcttatatgagtattttcAAGACCTCAGAGAAGGAGACAAtccagttttacagcctgagtcccttCGCACCACCAAGAGACGCCCGTCTCTtagttgagccatgcgacaagcggtttcagttaaacacgttagggagatacatgtgtcttgtgcatattaagtcgcacaagtacacatctgtgaaaaagcaatgtaacaccttgtaaaagatttaatagaaaagatacaatcaagaaatcttttcctgacgaaaggtcagttattgagaagataagacataacatatataaacattaaacgatatataacaatttctgaacacaactgaCTAggattattagcataagtataatgtgattccataagcCATAGTTTCATTAGATGTCAAAGCAttccttatgccactggtttcgtttattttccggaggcagaacaaaggattatggagtaaaaattatcaggtgcccaaataaataaacatattaacaaataaataaataagacagcgatatctcaagagcgcgaaaggactcgatagcaaatataggaacaacgtggattgtgttattgtgAGGCAaattgtcacatgtaagaggccgcttgtggcgagaaaagaggacgaagaagttcgcggagcgttccgaacggcgcgagcgctcgaggcacgcgaaccgaggtgtaatcCACGAGGGAGAAGCGACGgaacagcattatcgacgtggctcttgagctggaaggtcgcctcgtcagccatgctctgacgacgggagagcggaggacccggccacgaaggtcgtgacgctggcaaggcccaggcgtagctgtagtcctcggagacgtccggacgaagctcctgggaccggccactgctgctcactgtggttccggtcttcttctcgagaatccctcttcctcggtcaagcccgttcaaccgataatcaccggggcaccgggccgccacgcagatcgtcggagggcgaagaaaatttcattaggcaagtgacacgtcagcggcggctaccggagctccagccacgcactcggccaggtcaGCAGAACCGCGAGTCGCCGGCaatttacggcatcagcgacaacccgaacgaacaagacgcgaggcctaacccggcgagtgacacgtcagcggcggctaccggggcaccagccacgtactcggccaggtaggtcgacggaaccgcgaggcgtcggcacttacggcacccaCAAAGCTTCGGATGAGATCGACGTGGACTCAACAGGAACTTCAAACCGCCGGTCTGTAAGAACCCGCACTTCATATTGCGACGCAATTAGGCCGGGGCCTGGGTGGtcagactttgacgagtcagggctaagactgacttagagacattaaggcggagttaggctccgaaacCGAAACTTTGTGCTTTTGCCGTCCCTGTACATAtgaaatcctcgtttgctgtgttgccagtcgtgtctctcctccatcgagagtagcgcatgtacgcaactctccggctcccaagtagaaggtgacacaaatgcagcatacgacgaatgAAAATTAATTAGGAACATGCACAGacagactagggagttttacaaatagcgcaaccacgcgtcttttcttacccaaatgccctcactctgcttgcgctgttgtggactccattttcgttcctttgtataactttttgcgttgttttctaagccgggtggtttgctttgacttgtaagttggtgcctttctctctcctattatagacatcagttcgttgtctaatgcgatgatttcaccatcattgaaaaagtgttcgttcgggcacttgatctggaaatgaagtcgtcggcaaccttattcaaatttatttttcgggagagttctttgtgggcgtgcaaaattgccagatggttcaaacaggcttgtccagtcgtcgaccgcaagtacattttcagtcgccgaaggcaagaaaaggacctctcggatgtggtcgacgagaccggtatggccaacgcaatttttttagcttggccatttccaccaaaaggtttcgcaggtgttcgcccttgccccccgtaaacatgtgcacgacgtccctaaatgtgtgcaatgatgccgacctttgctagcttaaaatgtcaatcagcatatctctgtgcaaaatcaggtgtcctggttcaaggtcgtcaccgtagaacttgcttgcttgcttgccttcgggagtggctcgtacccactatgggggattggccaagaatcgggtgattgaaggaaaacaattatcggagtctaataagggtcacttttgaaaattttgaatgactAAAGGAATTTATTATgctatatatgcttcgt contains the following coding sequences:
- the LOC119443712 gene encoding uncharacterized protein LOC119443712 translates to MLTGKEASFDLALVSKVELSDIKDYLVHATSFITHEQLKARKYLESHNYLTSGFVQEPQLRRHGEHIIVRTKVNHSQAISTQPLEPWLLVKQDGMVEAAHCTCMAGLGEACSHIGALLFYLEAASNFRDGQACTDKENAWLPPYSSTVPCAPLAHIDFASATTKKRRLDGHRSSSSKKPATTIESSSQNEWKAFLDRIKKAGKYSAVCALKKDYCEEFIPVQVKHSTALLGHLARDKPLSRDAMLEECAMFAQVYVVEPKVCKDVEAATRGQSASATWFTFRAGRVAASTAHAACRTTLTQPSVSLVKKICYPEESKFSSAATNWSLRKEDTARNQYVAEASSQHKEFVSNKSGLHISSHEPHMMVF